A genomic segment from Canis lupus dingo isolate Sandy chromosome 23, ASM325472v2, whole genome shotgun sequence encodes:
- the LOC112661231 gene encoding peptidyl-prolyl cis-trans isomerase A-like encodes MDSKPLSLVSFELFADKVPKTAENFCALSTGEKGFVYKVSCFHRIIAGLMCHGGDFTRHNGTGGKSIYGDKVVDEDFVLKHSGPGILPMANSGPNTNGFQFFICAANTEWLDGWHVVFGKVREGMNIVEAMDWFGSRSG; translated from the coding sequence ATGGACAGCAAGCCTTTGAGCCTTGTCTCCTTCGAGCTGTTTGCAGACAAAGTTCCAAAGACAGCAGAGAACTTTTGTGCTTTGAGCACTGGGGAGAAAGGATTTGTTTATAAAGTTTCCTGCTTTCACAGGATTATTGCAGGACTTATGTGCCATGGTGGTGACTTCACACGCCATAATGGCACTGGTGGCAAGTCCATCTATGGGGACAAAGTTGTTGATGAGGATTTTGTCTTGAAGCACTCAGGTCCTGGCATCTTGCCTATGGCAAATTCTGGACCTAACACAAATGGGTTCCAGTTTTTCATCTGTGCTGCCAACACTGAGTGGTTGGATGGTTGGCATGTGGTCTTTGGCAAAGTGAGAGAGGGCATGAATATTGTGGAAGCCATGGATTGGTTTGGGTCCAGGAGTGGTTAA